From the genome of Eucalyptus grandis isolate ANBG69807.140 chromosome 2, ASM1654582v1, whole genome shotgun sequence, one region includes:
- the LOC104423076 gene encoding LOW QUALITY PROTEIN: transcription factor MYBS3 (The sequence of the model RefSeq protein was modified relative to this genomic sequence to represent the inferred CDS: inserted 1 base in 1 codon): MTRRCSHCSHNGHNSRTCPARGGGGGGXGGGVRLFGVRLTDGSIIKKSASTSSLSSHHLLPPSSSPSPSPSPSPSPSQAAGSPPSGDHHYDHHHQQRDPDGYLSDDPAQGACASDRRGERKKGVPWTEEEHRLFLIGLQKLGKGDWRGIARNYVTSRTPTQVASHAQKYFIRQTTAGRKKRRSSLFDMAPEMATDRPLIPKETTLPPFARDSDQPDSMPSLDLSLASESKPMETSSHETVKDVAKTAMVSDVFPCTIPGHFPTYYEQVPLSIWPSNITSVENKTAEISHHQVLKPIPLLHKEPVNVDELCGMSQLSLLESENGFKDRPVLSLNLLGEPLRQSAFHANAAPVASPDISNSKNSPIKAV, translated from the exons ATGACGCGGCGGTGCTCCCACTGCAGCCACAACGGCCACAACTCCCGGACCTGCCCCgcccgcggcggcggcggcggcg ggggaggcggcgtgAGGCTCTTCGGGGTGAGGCTGACGGACGGCTCGATCATCAAGAAGAGCGCCAGCACCAGCAGCCTCTCGTCGCACCACCTCCTCCCCCcctcctcctcgccgtcgccttcgccttcgccgtcgccgtcgccgtcgcaggCCGCGGGCTCGCCGCCGTCGGGCGACCACCACtacgaccaccaccaccagcagcGCGACCCGGACGGGTACTTGTCCGACGATCCCGCGCAGGGGGCCTGCGCGTCCGATCGCCGCGGGGAGAGGAAGAAAG GTGTCCCTTGGACAGAGGAGGAACACCGACTTTTTTTGATTGGTCTGCAGAAACTGGGAAAAGGTGACTGGCGTGGGATAGCGCGCAATTATGTTACGTCGAGAACTCCTACTCAAGTGGCTAGCCATGCCCAGAAGTACTTCATTCGGCAGACTACTGCTGGCCGTAAAAAGAGACGCTCCAGCCTCTTTGACATGGCTCCAGAGATG GCCACCGATCGTCCACTAATACCAAAGGAAACAACCTTGCCTCCTTTTGCAAGAGATTCTGATCAACCAGATTCAATGCCTTCGCTGGATCTCTCACTGGCCTCAGAATCTAAGCCAATGGAAACCTCTTCTCATGAAACAGTCAAAGATGTTGCCAAAACTGCAATGGTATCTGATGTGTTTCCGTGTACCATTCCTGGACATTTCCCAACTTATTATGAACAAGTACCTCTTTCAATCTGGCCATCCAATATAACCTCTGTGGAAAATAAGACTGCAGAGATATCTCATCATCAGGTCCTGAAGCCAATTCCCTTGCTTCATAAGGAACCCGTCAATGTAGATGAACTATGTGGTATGTCTCAGTTGAGTCTCTTAGAGAGTGAGAATGGCTTTAAGGATCGTCCAGTTCTCTCTTTGAATTTGCTTGGTGAGCCCTTGCGCCAATCGGCTTTTCATGCTAATGCTGCTCCAGTTGCTTCACCAGATATAAGCAATAGCAAGAACAGTCCAATCAAAGCAGTTTAA
- the LOC104423075 gene encoding LOW QUALITY PROTEIN: uncharacterized protein LOC104423075 (The sequence of the model RefSeq protein was modified relative to this genomic sequence to represent the inferred CDS: inserted 1 base in 1 codon), translating to MQRSRARSGRKALKELPNNCGNGCTTAGAGAGGAKASGEKCGFKTAAGMSKKSVPPSAPPVGIEECKIEDGVPEEGGGGGDSLDRLLLVQSDLSGVVRQIDELVAQAFKLEDMSKQGKKEVESLALFLSKMLSSLKPWPSRLQKAFSSPPIEPTNVVEPSPAVLASPVQDDESIVVQSPEQAKMDLLISPSPFVSWHANCTVERGRQVFMLTPLPISRALSSKCQESSRSLLDKITSATAPPPSLTVPQEIKDDSLKSVAIHPTPNKPIDTLVRRKDNTEELGFVSPMVVSKRDCSTLMMTPCFKLSPLKSCSLLEPISESSXLGNLNLRKSTPFPVGVNNYSASELSESSGDRAPEGLAARYPELLGIRQDIKLGIRKEKKASSPDWFMSPPKSCILMEPPDEKQLTIATTNGQFTETVPLLAQQADSLLSQGNAVLESHLAIEKSRKQEPVGSTMALVENTPVWKEPESILMGKRPGETTLKRELWTKFEAASDYGFRVNCSTPLETEGKGFLDRLDEVSLDGGSPAAETFS from the exons atgcagaggagCCGAGCGCGGTCGGGGAGGAAGGCGCTGAAGGAACTGCCCAACAACTGCGGCAATGGCTGCACGaccgccggcgccggcgccggcggcgcGAAGGCCTCCGGGGAGAAGTGCGGTTTCAAAACGGCCGCGGGTATGAGCAAGAAATCGGTCCCTCCGTCCGCCCCGCCCGTGGGAATCGAGGAATGCAAGATCGAGGATGGAGTGCCAGaagaaggaggcggcggcggggacTCGCTCGACCGCTTGCTGCTTGTCCAGTCCGATCTCTCCGGCGTCGTGCGCCAG ATCGATGAACTAGTAGCCCAAGCATTTAAACTCGAAGATATGAGCAAGCAGGGAAAAAAGGAAGTTGAGTCTTTGGCACTCTTCCTGTCCAAAATGCTGTCTTCATTGAAG CCATGGCCTTCCAGATTGCAGAAGGCTTTCTCCAGTCCTCCCATTGAGCCTACAAATGTGGTAGAACCGTCTCCAGCAGTCTTAGCTTCTCCTGTCCAAGACGACGAAAGCATTGTGGTTCAAAGTCCAGAGCAAGCCAAAATGGATTTGCTGATTTCTCCTTCTCCCTTTGTATCCTGGCATGCTAATTGTACCGTCGAAAGAGGTAGGCAAGTGTTCATGCTCACACCTTTGCCAATATCAAGAGCATTGTCATCCAAATGCCAGGAATCATCTAGATCTTTACTGGACAAGATAACTTCGGCCACTGCTCCACCACCTTCACTTACCGTACCTCAAGAAATTAAAGATGACTCACTAAAAAGTGTGGCTATACATCCAACCCCAAATAAACCCATTGATACTCTTGTGAGGAGGAAGGACAACACTGAAGAGCTGGGTTTTGTTTCTCCAATGGTGGTATCGAAGAGGGACTGCTCCACGCTCATGATGACGCCTTGCTTCAAGCTGTCACCACTGAAGTCCTGTTCATTGCTCGAACCCATCTCTGAATCTT CACTGGGGAATCTTAATCTTCGCAAGTCAACTCCATTTCCTGTGGGAGTCAATAATTACAGTGCGTCAGAATTGTCGGAATCATCTGGAGACAGAGCTCCAGAAGGTCTGGCCGCAAGGTATCCAGAGCTTCTGGGGATAAGACAGGATATTAAACTGGGAAtcagaaaggagaaaaaggcgTCTTCACCAGATTGGTTTATGTCTCCCCCCAAGTCTTGTATTTTGATGGAGCCCCCTGATGAGAAACAGCTGACAATCGCAACCACTAATGGCCAGTTCACAGAAACTGTGCCTCTTCTGGCCCAGCAAGCCGACTCTCTTTTATCACAAGGAAATGCTGTTCTAGAAAGCCATCTAGCAATTGAGAAATCCAGAAAGCAAG aacCTGTTGGCAGCACCATGGCACTCGTTGAAAATACTCCAGTTTGGAAGGAACCGGAGAGTATTCTGATGGGCAAAAGACCCGGCGAAACTACACTTAAGAGAGAACTGTGGACGAAGTTTGAAGCAGCATCTGATTATGGTTTCCGGGTCAACTGCTCTACACCATTAGAGACAGAAGGGAAAGGATTTCTTGATAGATTAGATGAGGTTTCCCTTGATGGAGGAAGTCCAGCGGCAGAGACCTTCAGCTGA
- the LOC104423074 gene encoding clavaminate synthase-like protein At3g21360: MAEPSLFAEARLPHQRSYGGVFFPSVLAPNSGIPPPSLSVLTQAIKTQKPYLESLVREAGTLLLRGFPVGSAADFNAVVEAFGYEELPYVGGAAPRTNVVGRVFTANESPPDQKIPFHHEMAQVPEFPSKLFFFCEVEPASGGETPIVLSHVVYERMREKYPDFVQRLEEHGLIYTRVLGEEDDPSSPIGRGWKSTFLTDDKSLAEKRAARLGMKLEWTEDGVKSIMGPIPAIKHDESRNRKIWFNSMVAAYTGWEDARNNPVKAVTFGDGSPLPGDVIHDCLKILEEESIAIPWKKGDVLLVDNLAVLHSRRSFDPPRRVLASLCK, translated from the exons ATGGCGGAGCCGAGTCTTTTCGCGGAGGCCCGCCTGCCCCACCAGCGATCGTACGGCGGCGTCTTTTTCCCGTCGGTCTTGGCTCCGAACTCCGGGATTCCACCGCCTTCGCTGTCCGTGCTGACCCAGGCGATCAAGACGCAGAAGCCGTACCTCGAGTCGCTGGTCCGGGAGGCCGGGACGCTGCTGCTCCGGGGGTTCCCGGTGGGCTCCGCCGCCGACTTCAACGCCGTCGTCGAGGCGTTCGGGTACGAGGAGCTGCCGTACGTCGGGGGCGCCGCCCCGCGGACCAACGTCGTCGGCCGGGTCTTCACGGCCAACGAGTCGCCGCCCGATCAGAAGATCCCCTTCCACCACGAGATGGCTCAG GTTCCTGAATTCCCATCCAAGCTGTTCTTCTTCTGCGAAGTCGAGCCGGCGAGCGGCGGGGAGACTCCCATCGTGCTCAGCCATGTCGTCTACGAACGGATGAGAGAGAAGTACCCGGATTTCGTGCAGCGGCTAGAAGAGCACGGGTTGATCTACACGCGGGTGCTAGGGGAAGAGGACGATCCATCTTCCCCGATCGGCCGCGGCTGGAAATCGACGTTCTTGACCGATGACAAGAGCTTAGCCGAGAAGAG GGCTGCTCGGTTGGGTATGAAGCTGGAGTGGACAGAAGACGGTGTCAAGTCGATCATGGGTCCGATCCCAGCAATCAAACACGATGAGTCGCGGAACCGCAAGATCTGGTTCAACAGCATGGTGGCGGCGTACACTGGCTGGGAAGACGCGAGGAACAACCCCGTGAAGGCAGTGACGTTCGGTGACGGCAGTCCCTTGCCTGGCGACGTGATTCACGACTGTCTCAAGATCCTCGAAGAAGAGAGCATCGCGATTCCCTGGAAGAAAGGCGACGTCTTGCTGGTGGACAACTTGGCCGTCCTTCATTCTCGGAGGTCGTTTGATCCGCCACGCCGGGTGTTAGCTTCACTTTGCAAGTAA
- the LOC104423073 gene encoding LOW QUALITY PROTEIN: lysM domain receptor-like kinase 3 (The sequence of the model RefSeq protein was modified relative to this genomic sequence to represent the inferred CDS: inserted 1 base in 1 codon): protein MYLSQARLLVPLLCLLLHIDPLRSSSTPMNCTDTSRLCTSFLAFKPEQNETFGVIQSMFDVLPADVTVESSNLDYVFVRKNCSCLSTPRKYATNTTYTMKSDXGYVYDTVIEAYDGLALLPNSTRRAKAGAVVSLRLFCGCSSGLWNYLMSYVMKDGDSVESLASRFGVSMDSIEQVNGISNPDNFTVGDLYYIPLNSVPGEPYPLEDDVTLAPAPGPSVESISDGKEHHKAHVSYGWIIGSLGIGLVVIVVCIVVFISLRSSSCFSEAQGNRGKDHDEKSQHKFHILRNPSFLCGSGRYICCKPGDWRQTNGEPSTRQIDLPKVLGTDVFDVEKPVVFSYEEVTSSADGFSDASLLGHGTYGSVYHGVLHDQEVAIKRMTATKTREFLAEMKVLCKVHHANLVELIGYAATNDELFLIYEYSQKGSLKNHLHDPQSKGQTSLSWIMRLQIVLDAARGLEYIHEHAKNHYVHRDIKTSNILLDGSFRAKISDFGLAKLVGKTGEGEASVTKVVGTFGYLAPEYLSNGLATTKSDVYAFGVVLFEIISGKEATIRTEGTGTKSTERRSLVSIMLAALRNTPDSMNMSSLKDCIDPNLMDLYPHDCVYKMAMLARQCVEDDPILRPDMKQVVITLSQILLSSVEWEATLAGNSQVFSGLVQGR from the exons ATGTATCTTTCGCAGGCCCGTCTTCTGGTTCCCCTCCTCTGCTTGCTCCTCCACATTGATCCTCTCCGCTCCTCCTCGACGCCCATGAACTGTACGGACACATCTCGCCTCTGCACGTCGTTTCTGGCCTTCAAGCCCGAGCAGAACGAGACTTTCGGCGTGATCCAGTCCATGTTCGACGTATTGCCGGCGGACGTAACCGTGGAAAGCTCCAATCTTGACTACGTATTCGTGAGGAAGAACTGTTCTTGCTTGTCCACGCCGAGGAAATACGCCACCAACACCACCTACACCATGAAATCCG GAGGGTATGTCTACGACACCGTGATTGAGGCCTACGACGGGCTCGCGCTCTTGCCGAATTCGACGCGGAGAGCGAAGGCCGGCGCGGTCGTGTCTCTGAGGTTGTTCTGTGGGTGTTCGAGTGGTTTGTGGAATTACTTAATGAGTTACGTGATGAAGGATGGGGATAGTGTGGAGTCATTAGCCAGTAGGTTTGGTGTGAGCATGGACAGCATTGAGCAAGTGAATGGGATTAGTAACCCAGACAATTTCACGGTCGGTGATCTCTACTACATACCCCTCAATTCAG TTCCTGGTGAGCCTTATCCTTTGGAGGATGATGTTACTCTGGCCCCTGCTCCAGGACCATCTGTGGAGAGCATTTCAG ATGGCAAAGAGCATCACAAGGCTCATGTATCATACGGCTGGATAATAGGGAGCTTGGGGATTGGTCTTGTTGTTATTGTAGTATGCATtgttgttttcatttcattgaGGTCATCAAGCTGCTTCAGCGAAGCCCAAGGAAACCGTGGAAAGGATCATGATGAAAAAAGTCAACATAAGTTTCATATCCTTCGGAATCCAAGTTTCCTTTGTGGTTCAGGAAGATATATCTGCTGCAAACCAGGAGATTGGAGGCAAACCAATGGGGAACCCAGTACTCGCCAGATAGATCTTCCAAAAG TTCTGGGAACTGATGTATTTGATGTTGAGAAGCCTGTAGTTTTCAGTTATGAAGAGGTCACGTCATCAGCTGATGGATTCTCCGACGCTAGCCTTCTTGGCCATGGTACATATGGTTCTGTATATCACGGAGTCTTGCATGACCAG GAAGTTGCAATCAAAAGAATGACTGCTACAAAAACAAGAGAATTTCTAGCGGAGATGAAGGTTTTATGCAAAGTCCATCATGCAAATTTG GTGGAGTTGATTGGTTATGCAGCCACCAATGATGAGTTATTCCTTATTTATGAGTATTCGCAGAAGGGTTCACTGAAGAATCACTTACATGACCCACAAAGCAAAG GTCAAACATCTCTTTCATGGATTATGAGGCTGCAGATTGTGCTTGATGCTGCTAGAGGTCTAGAATACATTCATGAGCATGCCAAGAATCATTATGTTCATCGAGATATCAAGACCAGCAACATTTTACTTGATGGTTCCTTTAGGGCAAag ATATCAGATTTCGGTTTGGCAAAGCTTGTTGGAAAAACAGGTGAAGGAGAGGCCAGCGTCACAAAAGTTGTTGGCACATTTGGTTACTTGGCTCCGGA GTATTTGAGTAATGGCCTTGCCACTACCAAGAGTGACGTATACGCATTTGGTGTTGTCCTTTTCGAGATCATATCTGGAAAGGAGGCCACAATACGCACTGAAGGCACAGGGACAAAAAGTACAGAAAGACGTTCATTGGTGTCCATT ATGTTGGCAGCTCTTAGGAACACACCGGACTCCATGAACATGTCGAGTCTGAAAGACTGCATCGATCCCAATCTGATGGATTTGTATCCCCACGACTGTGTATACAAG ATGGCCATGTTGGCGAGGCAATGTGTGGAAGACGATCCCATCCTAAGGCCAGACATGAAGCAAGTGGTGATCACCCTTTCTCAAATCCTTTTGTCGTCGGTGGAGTGGGAAGCTACTCTCGCTGGTAACAGCCAAGTGTTCAGTGGCCTCGTCCAAGGAAGATAG